The DNA segment TCCCGGCCGATCATGACCGCTGCTTCATCTGCGGCTATGAATTTGCGGGGAAGCCGGCGCGACGTTCTTGGCGAGCGTGGCTCGCGGTCGTGCTGCTCGTGATCTTCCTGTAC comes from the Candidatus Zixiibacteriota bacterium genome and includes:
- a CDS encoding zinc ribbon domain-containing protein, whose translation is MPSQRECPSCASMVPADHDRCFICGYEFAGKPARRSWRAWLAVVLLVIFLYPLFRLLLSLFH